In one Nocardioides luteus genomic region, the following are encoded:
- a CDS encoding GNAT family N-acetyltransferase, translating into MITVRRVEVEETYPLRAKVLRNGGPPEAARVPGDDDPEVATYAALDADGSMIGCVGLFPQPCPDLPGHPGRGWRIRGMATADGWRGKGVGAQVLQAALDHVASAGGGLVWCNARTPAARFYERAGFQVIGEPWDDPEIGPHVRMWRAV; encoded by the coding sequence GTGATCACGGTGCGTCGGGTGGAGGTCGAGGAGACGTATCCGTTGCGGGCGAAGGTGCTGCGCAACGGTGGGCCGCCGGAGGCGGCGCGGGTGCCCGGGGACGATGATCCCGAGGTCGCGACCTACGCCGCGCTGGACGCGGACGGAAGCATGATCGGGTGCGTCGGGCTCTTCCCGCAACCATGCCCTGACCTGCCCGGACACCCCGGGAGAGGATGGCGGATCCGGGGGATGGCGACGGCGGACGGATGGCGCGGGAAGGGTGTGGGCGCACAGGTGCTGCAGGCTGCGCTCGACCATGTCGCGAGCGCGGGTGGCGGGCTGGTCTGGTGCAACGCGCGTACGCCGGCAGCCAGGTTCTACGAGCGGGCCGGGTTCCAGGTGATCGGTGAGCCGTGGGACGACCCCGAGATCGGCCCGCACGTGCGGATGTGGCGCGCCGTCTGA
- a CDS encoding carbon starvation CstA family protein encodes MSTSTANPTGSGPRSGLTMKSIVIWAAVAVVGAVCWAMLALSRGEEVSALWILFAALASYAIAYRFYSKFIADKVLKVDDTRATPAERLENGQDFDVTDRRVLFGHHFAAIAGAGPLVGPVLAAQMGYLPGTIWIIVGVILAGAVQDMVVMFFSMRRDGKSLGQMVREEIGTVAGVAALIAVFAIMIIILAVLALVVVNALAESPWGVFSIGLTIPIALFMGFYLRYLRPGRVSEVTVIGVALLLLAIIGGGYVEEMGLADALTLSHETLVVCLVVYGFIASILPVWMLLTPRDYLSTFMKVGVIVLLAVGLVLAAPALQNEAVTDFATNGAGPVFAGKLFPFVFITIACGALSGFHALISSGTTPKMVAKESHVRMIGYGGMLMESFVAISALIAASVIDQGIYFSMNAAAGATGGTPETAAAFVNGLGFTITPADLEAAAASVEETIISRTGGAPTLAFGMSLIFTEAFGGGLAAFWYHFAIMFEALFILTAVDAGTRVGRFMLQDTIGNVWKRYADTSWRPAAWSASALVVLAWGYMLWIGVGDPLGGINQLFPLFGIANQLLAAIALTLATVLMFKHGLARFAWVPGIPLVWDLIVTMTASWQKVFSDNPAIGYFAQASAAREARDAGELYGVAKTPADVDQIIYNSTQSGILQAAFALLVIVIVAGAAVTVVKAIRAGGLPTTEVPKVESKIVAPSDFFATKEEKEAVREWEASQKAPVS; translated from the coding sequence ATGTCAACGTCGACCGCCAACCCCACCGGCTCGGGCCCACGGTCCGGGCTCACCATGAAGTCCATCGTCATCTGGGCCGCCGTCGCCGTCGTCGGCGCCGTCTGCTGGGCCATGCTCGCCCTGTCCCGAGGCGAGGAGGTCTCGGCGCTGTGGATCCTGTTCGCCGCGCTGGCCTCGTACGCGATCGCCTACCGGTTCTACTCGAAGTTCATCGCCGACAAGGTGCTGAAGGTCGACGACACCCGGGCCACCCCGGCGGAACGGCTGGAGAACGGGCAGGACTTCGACGTCACCGACCGGCGAGTGCTCTTCGGGCACCACTTCGCCGCGATCGCCGGCGCCGGCCCGCTGGTCGGCCCGGTGCTGGCGGCGCAGATGGGCTATCTGCCGGGCACGATCTGGATCATCGTCGGCGTCATCCTCGCCGGTGCCGTGCAGGACATGGTCGTGATGTTCTTCTCGATGCGACGCGACGGCAAGAGCCTCGGCCAGATGGTGCGTGAGGAGATCGGCACCGTCGCCGGCGTGGCCGCGCTGATCGCGGTCTTCGCGATCATGATCATCATCCTGGCGGTGCTCGCGCTGGTCGTCGTCAACGCGCTCGCGGAGTCGCCGTGGGGTGTGTTCTCGATCGGTCTCACCATCCCGATCGCGCTCTTCATGGGCTTCTACCTGCGCTACCTGCGTCCCGGCCGCGTCAGCGAGGTCACCGTCATCGGCGTCGCGCTGCTCCTGCTGGCCATCATCGGTGGCGGGTACGTCGAGGAGATGGGCCTGGCCGACGCCCTCACCCTTTCCCACGAGACGCTGGTGGTCTGCCTGGTCGTCTACGGCTTCATCGCCTCGATCCTCCCGGTGTGGATGCTGCTCACCCCGCGTGACTACCTGTCCACCTTCATGAAGGTGGGCGTCATCGTGCTGCTGGCCGTCGGCCTGGTCCTCGCGGCCCCGGCGCTGCAGAACGAGGCCGTCACCGACTTCGCCACCAACGGCGCGGGGCCGGTCTTCGCCGGCAAGCTGTTCCCGTTCGTGTTCATCACGATCGCGTGCGGCGCCCTCTCCGGCTTCCACGCGCTCATCTCCTCCGGCACCACGCCCAAGATGGTCGCCAAGGAGAGCCATGTCCGGATGATCGGCTACGGCGGCATGCTGATGGAGTCGTTCGTCGCGATCTCGGCCCTCATCGCGGCCTCGGTCATCGACCAGGGCATCTACTTCTCGATGAACGCCGCCGCCGGCGCGACCGGCGGCACCCCGGAGACCGCGGCCGCCTTCGTCAACGGGCTCGGCTTCACGATCACCCCGGCCGACCTCGAGGCAGCCGCAGCCAGCGTGGAGGAGACGATCATCTCCCGCACCGGTGGCGCCCCGACCCTGGCGTTCGGGATGTCGCTGATCTTCACCGAGGCGTTCGGCGGGGGCCTGGCCGCCTTCTGGTACCACTTCGCGATCATGTTCGAGGCGCTCTTCATCCTGACCGCCGTCGACGCCGGCACCCGGGTGGGCCGGTTCATGCTCCAGGACACGATCGGCAACGTCTGGAAGCGCTACGCCGACACCTCGTGGCGCCCGGCGGCCTGGTCGGCCTCCGCGCTGGTCGTACTGGCTTGGGGCTACATGCTCTGGATCGGTGTCGGTGACCCGCTCGGCGGTATCAACCAGCTGTTCCCGCTCTTCGGCATCGCCAACCAGCTGCTCGCCGCGATCGCCCTGACCCTGGCCACGGTGCTGATGTTCAAGCACGGTCTGGCCAGGTTCGCCTGGGTGCCCGGCATCCCGCTGGTCTGGGACCTCATCGTCACCATGACGGCGAGCTGGCAGAAGGTGTTCAGCGACAACCCCGCCATCGGCTACTTCGCCCAGGCCTCGGCCGCTCGTGAGGCACGCGACGCCGGTGAGCTCTACGGGGTTGCGAAGACCCCCGCGGACGTCGACCAGATCATCTACAACTCGACCCAGAGCGGCATCCTGCAAGCAGCGTTCGCTCTGCTGGTGATCGTGATCGTCGCCGGTGCCGCGGTGACCGTGGTCAAGGCGATCCGCGCCGGCGGGCTGCCGACCACCGAGGTGCCCAAGGTCGAGTCGAAGATCGTCGCGCCCTCCGACTTCTTCGCCACCAAGGAGGAGAAGGAAGCCGTACGCGAGTGGGAGGCGTCCCAGAAGGCGCCGGTCTCGTGA
- a CDS encoding DUF6069 family protein, which yields MSTSTYTEATTTTRQFAGRMPVWLVSTAAVLAGALVTGVYEFVARAIGVPFNVALPGTGVAPAAIPATGLAWAVAELGLIGIVIAVCLTRWAKRPRSTWKRTAWTLTALSLVPSLIAVTDSYATNIMLVISHLVAAAVIVPAVAARLAERNPRRA from the coding sequence ATGAGCACCAGCACCTACACCGAGGCCACGACCACCACCCGCCAGTTCGCCGGTCGGATGCCGGTCTGGCTGGTCAGCACCGCCGCCGTCCTCGCCGGCGCCCTGGTCACCGGCGTCTACGAGTTCGTCGCCCGCGCGATCGGAGTGCCGTTCAACGTCGCCCTCCCCGGCACCGGCGTCGCCCCCGCCGCGATCCCGGCAACCGGGCTCGCCTGGGCCGTCGCCGAGCTCGGCCTGATCGGCATCGTCATCGCCGTCTGCCTCACCCGCTGGGCCAAGCGTCCGCGCTCGACCTGGAAGCGCACCGCCTGGACCCTGACCGCGCTCTCGCTGGTGCCCAGCCTGATCGCCGTCACCGACTCCTACGCCACCAACATCATGCTGGTGATCTCCCACCTGGTCGCCGCCGCGGTGATCGTGCCGGCCGTCGCCGCCCGGCTGGCGGAGCGCAACCCGCGCCGCGCCTGA
- a CDS encoding DinB family protein translates to MSSDQRQVGFGGIWLPEGEDPRLQKEQPVGELATYRDYLRHYRLTLELKCEDLGPEDLAKQSVPPSDLSLIGLIRHMARVEHGWFQRVLKENLHIPRLDADDPTGGFHKVEPTEESVAEAFASWREQVALADEWLDSIDDSVLGELRDTGHEQTSIRDILVHMVEEYARHAGHADLLRETIDGRTGQ, encoded by the coding sequence ATGAGCAGCGATCAGCGGCAGGTGGGGTTCGGCGGCATCTGGCTTCCCGAGGGCGAGGACCCACGCCTCCAGAAGGAGCAGCCCGTCGGCGAGCTGGCGACCTATCGCGACTACCTGCGCCACTACCGGCTCACCCTCGAGCTCAAGTGCGAGGACCTCGGGCCGGAGGACCTGGCCAAGCAGAGCGTTCCGCCGAGCGACCTGAGCCTGATCGGGCTGATCCGGCACATGGCGCGGGTCGAGCACGGCTGGTTCCAGCGGGTGCTCAAGGAGAACCTCCACATCCCTCGCCTCGACGCCGACGACCCCACCGGCGGCTTCCACAAGGTGGAGCCCACCGAGGAGTCGGTCGCGGAGGCGTTCGCGAGCTGGCGCGAGCAGGTCGCCCTCGCCGACGAGTGGCTCGACTCGATCGACGACAGCGTGCTCGGCGAGCTGCGCGACACGGGCCACGAGCAGACCAGCATCCGCGACATCCTCGTCCACATGGTCGAGGAGTACGCCCGCCATGCAGGCCACGCCGACCTGCTCCGCGAGACCATCGACGGGCGTACCGGGCAGTAG
- a CDS encoding enoyl-CoA hydratase/isomerase family protein, with amino-acid sequence MSLIRYEYADGCARITMTNPDRGNVFKPEAGAEMLAAILRAKADSARVIVLAAEGKYFSVGGDLAGFAAADDLGPFILELAEGANRIITELVRCDAIVVSAVQGTAAGVGFPLAAAADIVVAADRAKFSLAYAKVGLSVDGGGSLLVHTLGLHRVLRLTLLGDMLSATEALEAGLVARVVPADELDATVDEVVATLLSGSPEALARTKHLIRDVADPNPESALRREAQSISALGGSASGREGINAFLEKRPPSFTS; translated from the coding sequence ATGAGCCTGATTCGCTACGAGTACGCCGACGGTTGCGCACGCATCACGATGACCAACCCGGACCGGGGCAACGTGTTCAAGCCCGAGGCGGGCGCGGAGATGCTGGCGGCGATCCTGCGGGCCAAGGCGGACTCGGCGCGGGTGATCGTGCTCGCCGCGGAGGGGAAGTACTTCTCGGTCGGAGGCGATCTGGCCGGGTTCGCGGCCGCAGACGATCTCGGCCCGTTCATCCTCGAGCTCGCCGAGGGGGCCAACCGGATCATCACCGAGCTCGTACGCTGCGACGCGATCGTGGTCAGCGCGGTGCAGGGCACCGCTGCCGGTGTCGGTTTCCCGCTGGCCGCGGCGGCGGACATCGTCGTGGCCGCCGACCGGGCGAAGTTCAGCCTCGCCTACGCGAAGGTGGGGCTGTCGGTCGACGGCGGCGGCTCCCTCCTCGTGCACACCCTCGGACTGCACCGGGTGCTCCGGCTGACCCTGCTGGGCGACATGCTCTCCGCGACCGAGGCGCTCGAGGCGGGGCTGGTCGCCCGGGTCGTACCGGCCGACGAGCTCGACGCGACGGTCGACGAGGTCGTCGCGACGCTGCTGTCCGGGTCCCCGGAGGCGCTGGCCCGCACCAAGCACCTGATCCGCGACGTCGCCGACCCGAACCCCGAGTCGGCCCTGCGGCGCGAGGCGCAGTCGATCTCCGCGCTCGGCGGCTCGGCGTCCGGGCGCGAGGGCATCAACGCGTTCCTGGAGAAGCGGCCGCCCAGCTTCACGAGCTGA
- a CDS encoding YbdD/YjiX family protein, which translates to MSVLTERVSGAWRLLRQATGEAKWDDYVARCEREGVEPMTRRAFERHRADEKEHNPQARCC; encoded by the coding sequence GTGAGCGTCCTGACCGAGCGTGTCTCCGGCGCCTGGCGGCTGCTCCGCCAGGCGACCGGGGAGGCGAAGTGGGACGACTACGTCGCCCGGTGCGAGCGGGAGGGCGTCGAGCCGATGACCCGGCGTGCCTTCGAGCGTCACCGGGCTGACGAGAAGGAGCACAACCCGCAGGCTCGCTGCTGCTAG
- a CDS encoding GNAT family N-acetyltransferase, whose amino-acid sequence MASPIGFTVTRVPVAETYPLRALVLHRGAPPEVAKVAGDEQPDVATFAARDADGVVVGCVGLFPAENGSWRIRRLATAEEWRGLGVGTAVLAAALAHVEAHGGGTVWCNATPAGAALFLRAGFEQVGEAWEDPVFGPNVRMVRKG is encoded by the coding sequence GTGGCATCTCCGATCGGGTTCACCGTCACCCGCGTGCCGGTGGCCGAGACCTATCCGCTCAGAGCGCTCGTCCTTCACCGGGGCGCGCCGCCCGAGGTGGCGAAGGTGGCAGGCGACGAGCAGCCAGACGTCGCGACCTTCGCAGCCCGAGACGCCGATGGTGTCGTCGTCGGCTGCGTCGGCCTGTTTCCTGCTGAGAACGGCAGCTGGCGGATCCGGCGTCTGGCGACCGCTGAGGAGTGGCGTGGACTCGGGGTCGGCACGGCCGTCCTGGCCGCGGCCCTGGCACATGTCGAGGCCCATGGCGGTGGCACGGTCTGGTGCAACGCCACCCCCGCCGGCGCCGCCTTGTTCCTGCGGGCCGGCTTCGAGCAGGTCGGCGAGGCCTGGGAGGACCCGGTGTTCGGGCCGAACGTACGAATGGTGCGGAAGGGGTGA
- a CDS encoding endonuclease domain-containing protein, protein MNDEEKAAALSAIDAAERLRGVVSGLSAALVWGWSVKHPPLRPEVTIPRTRRIRRTVARGVAVRRLDIPACDVDGIVTTRLRTVIDCSRKLPFDEALCVADSALRQGISREELVSAADRTFGPGAGGVRRVAHMAHGGADNAFESCLRAIAIRVDGLDVEPQVRIAEPDFLGRVDLADRRLRIIIEADSFEFHGTRRALVEDAGRYNRFVAAGWIVLRFTWEDVMLHPEVVHEALSGAVADRLRSMPA, encoded by the coding sequence GTGAACGATGAAGAGAAGGCCGCGGCGCTCTCCGCGATCGACGCTGCGGAGAGGTTGCGCGGTGTCGTCTCGGGATTGAGTGCCGCGCTGGTGTGGGGCTGGTCCGTCAAGCACCCACCGCTTCGCCCGGAGGTGACGATCCCGAGAACCCGGCGGATCCGCCGCACGGTCGCTCGCGGGGTCGCGGTTCGTCGGCTCGATATCCCGGCCTGCGACGTCGATGGCATCGTGACGACGCGGCTTCGCACGGTCATCGACTGCTCGCGGAAGCTGCCCTTCGACGAGGCGCTGTGCGTCGCCGACTCCGCGCTGCGCCAGGGGATATCACGGGAGGAGTTGGTCTCGGCCGCAGATCGCACCTTTGGCCCCGGGGCCGGGGGAGTGCGCAGGGTCGCGCACATGGCCCACGGCGGCGCCGACAACGCCTTCGAGAGCTGTCTGCGCGCGATCGCGATCCGGGTCGATGGGCTCGACGTCGAACCGCAGGTGAGGATCGCCGAGCCCGACTTCCTCGGTCGGGTCGACCTCGCCGACCGGCGGCTCCGGATCATCATCGAGGCGGACTCGTTCGAGTTCCACGGAACACGCCGAGCACTGGTCGAGGACGCGGGCCGCTACAACCGGTTCGTGGCGGCCGGATGGATCGTCCTGCGGTTCACCTGGGAGGACGTCATGCTGCACCCCGAGGTCGTTCACGAGGCGCTTTCCGGTGCCGTCGCCGACCGGTTGAGGTCGATGCCTGCATGA
- the ileS gene encoding isoleucine--tRNA ligase encodes MAYPKVTSADKSAVPASPRFPEIETQVLDYWKKDGTFQASIDNRDAGENGENEFVFYDGPPFANGLPHYGHLLTGYVKDIVPRYQTMRGKRVERRFGWDTHGLPAELEAMRQLGLKTTDEIVEMGIDKFNAASRASVLKYTGEWRDYVTRQARWVDFDNDYKTLNPDYMESVIWAFKTLYDKGLVYEGFRVLPYCWQDETPLSNHELRMDDDVYKDRQDPAVTVGYELDATGEDEVLDGAHILIWTTTPWTLPSNLAVMVGSDIDYVVVEGPVPGTDKTARYVLAEARLAAYKKELFPDADDATVLGRYKGSELLGRTYTPPFSYYAGHANAFRIVAADDAVTTTDGTGVVHTAGAFGEVDKEVTDRENIEAVMPVGKDGRFTAPVVDYAGVQVFDANLQIIDHLKATTKGTGETGSVTAGTILLRRESYNHSYPHCWRCRQPLIYKGVSSWFVEVTKIKDRMLELNQQIRWVPEHIQDGQFGKWLENARDWSITRNRFWGSPVPVWKSDDPAYPRLDVYGSFAELERDFGTLPRDKDGNPDLHRPYVDDLVRPNPDDPTGKSMMRRVSDVLDVWFDSGSMSFAQNHVPFENEEWFAHHFPGDFIVEYIGQTRGWFYTLHILATALFDRPAFQSCISHGIVLGSDGQKMSKSLRNYPDVNEVFDRDGADAMRWFLMSSPILRGGNLVVTEQGIRDSVRQVMIPLWNSWYFFQLYANAANLETTGSTESTDPLDRYVLAKLRDYVAEMTTAMDDYYVAEACEATQRFIDVLTNWYIRRSRERFWNEDKAAFDTLYTVLETVTRLVAPLLPLTTEEIWRGLTGGRSVHLADYPVVEDLPADDDLVARMDAVRAVCSSTSALRKARKLRNRLPLGNLTVVGADIAGFEEIVADEVNVKSVRLLAADSEEAGTYGIEQKLSVNARAAGPRLGKDVQKAIKGSKSGDWSVSDTGEVVAGGLALVEGEYTLETVAGSASDDIAVTMLPGGFIVLDTVVTPELAAEGLARDLVRAVQQARKDSGLNVEDRITLAVAGSETVRQAATTHADLIARETLATTYDVVDSLDGNPVDLGDGEKAQIAVAKA; translated from the coding sequence ATGGCCTACCCGAAGGTCACCTCAGCCGACAAGAGTGCCGTCCCGGCCAGCCCGCGCTTCCCGGAGATCGAGACGCAGGTTCTCGACTACTGGAAGAAGGACGGGACCTTCCAGGCGAGCATCGACAACCGTGACGCCGGCGAGAACGGCGAGAACGAGTTCGTCTTCTACGACGGCCCGCCGTTCGCCAACGGTCTGCCGCACTACGGCCACCTGCTGACCGGCTACGTCAAGGACATCGTCCCGCGCTACCAGACGATGCGCGGCAAGCGCGTCGAGCGCCGCTTCGGCTGGGACACCCACGGCCTGCCCGCCGAGCTCGAGGCGATGCGCCAGCTCGGCCTGAAGACGACCGACGAGATCGTCGAGATGGGCATCGACAAGTTCAACGCGGCCAGCCGCGCCTCGGTGCTGAAGTACACCGGCGAGTGGCGCGACTACGTCACCCGCCAGGCGCGCTGGGTGGACTTCGACAACGACTACAAGACCCTCAACCCCGACTACATGGAGTCGGTGATCTGGGCCTTCAAGACGCTCTACGACAAGGGCCTGGTCTACGAGGGCTTCCGCGTCCTGCCCTACTGCTGGCAGGACGAGACCCCGCTGTCCAACCACGAGCTCCGGATGGACGATGACGTCTACAAGGACCGCCAGGACCCGGCGGTCACGGTCGGCTACGAGCTCGACGCGACCGGCGAGGACGAGGTCCTCGACGGCGCCCACATCCTGATCTGGACCACGACGCCGTGGACCCTGCCGTCCAACCTCGCGGTGATGGTCGGCTCCGACATCGACTACGTTGTCGTCGAGGGCCCGGTCCCGGGCACCGACAAGACGGCCAGGTACGTCCTCGCGGAGGCTCGGCTCGCGGCATACAAGAAGGAGCTCTTCCCGGACGCCGACGACGCGACGGTCCTGGGGCGCTACAAGGGCTCCGAGCTGCTCGGTCGCACCTACACGCCGCCGTTCTCCTACTACGCCGGCCACGCCAACGCCTTCCGGATCGTGGCCGCCGACGACGCGGTCACGACCACGGACGGCACCGGGGTCGTCCACACCGCCGGTGCCTTCGGTGAGGTCGACAAGGAGGTCACCGACCGCGAGAACATCGAGGCGGTGATGCCGGTCGGCAAGGACGGCCGCTTCACCGCGCCGGTGGTCGACTACGCCGGCGTCCAGGTCTTCGACGCCAACCTGCAGATCATCGACCACCTCAAGGCCACGACGAAGGGCACGGGGGAGACCGGGTCGGTCACCGCGGGCACGATCCTGCTGCGCCGCGAGTCCTACAACCACTCCTACCCGCACTGCTGGCGCTGCCGTCAGCCGCTCATCTACAAGGGTGTGAGCAGCTGGTTCGTCGAGGTCACCAAGATCAAGGACCGGATGCTCGAGCTCAACCAGCAGATCCGCTGGGTTCCCGAGCACATCCAGGACGGCCAGTTCGGCAAGTGGCTGGAGAACGCCCGCGACTGGTCGATCACCCGCAACCGCTTCTGGGGCTCCCCGGTGCCGGTGTGGAAGTCGGACGACCCGGCCTACCCGCGCCTGGACGTCTACGGCTCGTTCGCCGAGCTGGAGCGTGACTTCGGCACCCTGCCCCGCGACAAGGACGGCAACCCCGACCTGCACCGGCCGTACGTCGACGACCTGGTCCGTCCCAACCCGGACGACCCGACCGGCAAGTCGATGATGCGCCGGGTCTCCGACGTGCTCGACGTCTGGTTCGACTCGGGCTCGATGAGCTTCGCCCAGAACCACGTGCCGTTCGAGAACGAGGAGTGGTTCGCCCACCACTTCCCGGGCGACTTCATCGTGGAGTACATCGGCCAGACCCGCGGCTGGTTCTACACCCTGCACATCCTGGCGACCGCGCTCTTCGACCGGCCGGCGTTCCAGTCCTGCATCAGCCACGGCATCGTGCTGGGCTCGGACGGGCAGAAGATGTCCAAGAGCCTGCGCAACTACCCCGACGTCAACGAGGTCTTCGACCGCGACGGCGCCGACGCGATGCGCTGGTTCCTGATGTCCTCGCCCATCCTGCGCGGCGGCAACCTGGTCGTCACCGAGCAGGGCATCCGGGACTCCGTACGTCAGGTGATGATCCCGCTGTGGAACAGCTGGTACTTCTTCCAGCTCTACGCCAACGCGGCCAACCTGGAGACCACCGGCTCGACCGAGTCCACCGACCCGCTGGACCGCTACGTCCTGGCCAAGCTGCGCGACTACGTCGCCGAGATGACCACGGCGATGGACGACTACTACGTCGCCGAGGCGTGCGAGGCGACCCAGCGGTTCATCGACGTGCTCACGAACTGGTACATCCGGCGTAGCCGCGAGCGGTTCTGGAACGAGGACAAGGCCGCCTTCGACACCCTCTACACGGTGCTGGAGACGGTGACCCGCCTGGTCGCGCCGCTGCTGCCGCTGACCACCGAGGAGATCTGGCGCGGTCTGACCGGCGGCCGCTCGGTGCACCTGGCCGACTACCCGGTCGTCGAGGACCTTCCCGCCGACGATGACCTGGTCGCCCGGATGGACGCCGTCCGCGCGGTCTGCTCCTCGACCTCGGCCCTGCGCAAGGCGCGCAAGCTCCGCAACCGGCTGCCGCTCGGCAACCTGACCGTGGTCGGGGCCGACATCGCCGGCTTCGAGGAGATCGTCGCCGACGAGGTCAACGTCAAGTCCGTCCGGCTGCTCGCGGCCGACTCGGAGGAGGCCGGCACCTACGGCATCGAGCAGAAGCTCAGCGTCAACGCCCGCGCCGCCGGGCCGCGCCTGGGCAAGGACGTCCAGAAGGCCATCAAGGGCTCCAAGTCCGGTGACTGGTCGGTCTCCGACACCGGTGAGGTCGTCGCCGGTGGTCTGGCGCTCGTCGAGGGTGAGTACACGCTCGAGACCGTCGCCGGCTCCGCCTCCGACGACATTGCCGTGACCATGCTGCCCGGGGGCTTCATCGTCCTCGACACGGTCGTCACCCCCGAGCTCGCCGCCGAGGGTCTCGCCCGCGACTTGGTCCGCGCGGTCCAGCAGGCCCGCAAGGACTCCGGTCTCAACGTCGAGGACCGCATCACCCTCGCGGTGGCCGGCTCCGAGACCGTACGCCAGGCTGCCACCACCCACGCCGACCTGATCGCCCGCGAGACCCTCGCCACGACCTACGACGTCGTCGACTCGCTCGATGGCAACCCGGTCGACCTCGGTGACGGCGAGAAGGCCCAGATCGCGGTGGCGAAGGCCTGA
- a CDS encoding class I SAM-dependent methyltransferase: MERPTLKELAIQALSSVERGYDLLAPKFDATPFRTPDWMLAATITALREHGPFERGLDVCTGTGVGLELLEEATTEPPTGVDFSAGMLAQARAAHPGADLVRADARALPFDAAYDLVVSFGALGHFLPEERGQLFDGIYRALRPGGVFALPAARAPGPTHPAYWLLTGFDLVMRVRNAVWRPKFVMYYRTHPRPALLADLAAAGFTVETSPMPGVGELIVARKAG; encoded by the coding sequence GTGGAGAGGCCCACGCTCAAGGAGCTCGCCATCCAGGCGCTGTCGTCGGTGGAGCGCGGCTACGACCTGCTGGCGCCGAAGTTCGACGCGACGCCGTTCCGCACGCCGGACTGGATGCTCGCCGCGACGATCACGGCGCTGCGGGAGCACGGGCCGTTCGAGCGGGGCCTCGACGTGTGCACCGGCACCGGGGTCGGCCTGGAGCTGCTCGAGGAGGCGACCACGGAGCCACCGACCGGGGTCGACTTCAGCGCCGGGATGCTCGCGCAGGCCCGAGCCGCCCACCCCGGCGCCGACCTGGTGCGGGCGGATGCGCGCGCGCTGCCGTTCGACGCTGCGTACGACCTGGTGGTGAGCTTCGGGGCGCTGGGGCACTTCCTGCCGGAGGAGCGCGGGCAACTCTTCGACGGCATCTACCGGGCGCTGCGGCCGGGCGGGGTGTTCGCGCTGCCGGCGGCTCGGGCGCCGGGGCCGACGCATCCGGCCTACTGGCTGCTCACCGGGTTCGACCTGGTGATGCGGGTGCGCAACGCGGTGTGGCGGCCGAAGTTCGTCATGTACTACCGCACCCATCCCCGGCCGGCGCTCCTCGCGGACCTGGCGGCCGCCGGGTTCACCGTCGAGACGTCGCCGATGCCCGGTGTCGGCGAGCTGATCGTGGCGCGAAAAGCGGGGTAG
- the dapD gene encoding 2,3,4,5-tetrahydropyridine-2,6-dicarboxylate N-succinyltransferase has protein sequence MTNAAWGFGLVTYASDNSVLDVWFPAPQLGEKPADATAPAELTALEGADEVRQVSKKVALVEVKDLDTAPENTEDVWLRLHLLSHRLVQPHGQNLDGIFGLLTNVVWTSAGPCAVEGFELTRARLRAAGQHVTVYGVDKFPRMVDYVVPSGIRIGDADRVRLGAHLAAGTTVMHEGFVNFNAGTLGASMVEGRISGGVVVGDGSDVGGGASIMGTLSGGGKAVISIGQRCLLGANSGIGISLGDDAVVEAGCYVTYGTKVTLPDGTVKKAGELSGASNILFRRNSVSGAIEAVPWKGEGIELNAALHAN, from the coding sequence GTGACGAATGCAGCTTGGGGCTTCGGCCTCGTGACGTACGCCTCCGACAACTCCGTGCTCGACGTGTGGTTCCCCGCGCCGCAGCTGGGTGAGAAGCCCGCCGACGCGACCGCGCCGGCCGAGCTGACCGCGCTCGAGGGCGCCGACGAGGTGCGTCAGGTGAGCAAGAAGGTCGCGCTCGTGGAGGTCAAGGACCTCGACACCGCACCCGAGAACACCGAGGACGTCTGGCTGCGTCTCCACCTCCTCTCCCACCGCCTGGTGCAGCCGCACGGGCAGAACCTCGACGGCATCTTCGGCCTGCTCACCAACGTGGTGTGGACCAGCGCCGGCCCGTGCGCGGTCGAGGGCTTCGAGCTCACCCGGGCCCGGCTGCGCGCCGCCGGCCAGCACGTGACCGTCTACGGCGTGGACAAGTTCCCGCGGATGGTCGACTACGTCGTGCCTTCGGGGATCCGCATCGGCGACGCCGACCGCGTCCGCCTCGGCGCCCACCTGGCCGCCGGCACCACCGTGATGCACGAGGGCTTCGTCAACTTCAACGCCGGCACGCTCGGCGCCTCGATGGTCGAGGGCCGGATCTCCGGCGGGGTCGTCGTCGGCGACGGCTCCGACGTCGGTGGCGGCGCCTCGATCATGGGCACGCTCTCCGGTGGCGGCAAGGCCGTCATCTCCATCGGCCAGCGCTGCCTGCTCGGTGCCAACTCCGGCATCGGCATCTCCCTCGGCGACGACGCCGTGGTCGAGGCCGGGTGCTACGTGACGTACGGGACGAAGGTCACGCTCCCCGACGGCACCGTCAAGAAGGCCGGCGAGCTGTCCGGCGCTTCCAACATCCTCTTCCGTCGCAACTCGGTCAGCGGCGCCATCGAGGCCGTTCCGTGGAAGGGCGAGGGCATCGAGCTCAACGCCGCCCTCCACGCCAACTGA